The following are from one region of the Shinella sp. PSBB067 genome:
- a CDS encoding pseudoazurin translates to MLLRLTLLLGLLASPAVAETFEVKMLNRNATGPMPFEPEYLVIKPGDTVKFLATDPGHNAATIAGMIPDGGKKFVGKINQEIEVTLSEEGIWGIKCSPHFTMGMAMLIQVGDTPATEADLPADLPPAARKRMIEILARRDAAR, encoded by the coding sequence ATGCTGCTCCGACTGACCCTTCTTCTCGGCCTCCTCGCATCCCCGGCCGTGGCCGAGACCTTCGAGGTGAAGATGCTCAACCGCAACGCGACGGGCCCGATGCCCTTCGAGCCCGAATACCTCGTGATCAAGCCTGGCGACACGGTGAAATTCCTCGCGACGGACCCCGGCCACAACGCCGCCACCATCGCCGGCATGATCCCCGACGGCGGCAAGAAGTTCGTCGGCAAGATCAATCAGGAGATCGAGGTGACGCTGAGCGAGGAAGGCATCTGGGGCATCAAGTGCTCGCCGCATTTCACCATGGGCATGGCCATGCTGATCCAGGTCGGCGATACGCCGGCCACCGAAGCCGACCTGCCGGCGGACCTGCCGCCCGCCGCCCGCAAGCGCATGATCGAGATCCTCGCCAGGCGCGACGCCGCAAGGTGA
- a CDS encoding class I SAM-dependent methyltransferase, which yields MSAAGSEGLSNRSVKDDIRDYWSIRAETYDLSPGHGQMGMREAQAWRDLIRDHLGHGAGRRALDLGCGTGTMSLLMQAAGFDVTGLDFAGPMLERARRKAKEAGVPVTFVAGDAEHTLEPEAQYDAIIARNLLWTLPDPRQAVGEWCRILRPGGRLLVIDGDFVRQGRIERLMPLLDGIFGKIRDGHSLLTVAQWEEHDRIMARLPFHRGMRVEDVADLFAGAGLMEQRRDGLQGIRRGRGLHLASRAGVIAWSQHRFAVSACKPQEGHIRERVPDGIRAATDPWSRPRRENARS from the coding sequence GTGAGCGCGGCCGGATCCGAGGGTCTCTCCAATCGTTCGGTCAAGGACGATATCCGCGACTACTGGAGCATCCGCGCCGAAACCTACGATCTCAGTCCCGGGCACGGGCAAATGGGCATGCGCGAGGCGCAGGCATGGCGAGACCTGATCCGTGACCATCTCGGCCACGGCGCTGGCCGCCGCGCGCTGGATCTCGGTTGCGGCACGGGCACGATGTCGCTGCTGATGCAGGCCGCCGGCTTCGACGTCACGGGCCTCGACTTTGCCGGGCCGATGCTCGAGCGCGCCCGCCGGAAAGCGAAGGAGGCCGGCGTCCCCGTCACGTTCGTCGCCGGCGACGCCGAGCATACGCTCGAGCCCGAAGCGCAGTACGACGCGATCATCGCGCGCAACCTGCTGTGGACCCTGCCGGACCCCCGACAGGCCGTCGGCGAATGGTGCCGCATCCTGAGGCCGGGCGGGCGGCTGCTGGTCATCGACGGCGATTTTGTCCGCCAGGGCAGGATCGAGCGCCTCATGCCGCTGCTCGACGGGATATTCGGCAAGATCCGCGACGGTCATAGCCTGCTCACCGTGGCGCAATGGGAGGAGCACGACCGCATCATGGCGCGCCTGCCGTTTCACCGGGGAATGCGGGTGGAGGATGTGGCGGACTTGTTCGCGGGAGCCGGCCTCATGGAGCAACGTCGCGATGGCTTGCAGGGCATACGTCGCGGCAGGGGCCTGCACCTTGCCAGCCGGGCAGGCGTCATCGCATGGAGCCAGCACCGCTTCGCCGTTTCCGCCTGCAAGCCGCAGGAGGGACATATCCGCGAGAGGGTGCCTGACGGCATCCGCGCAGCAACGGACCCTTGGAGCCGGCCCCGCCGGGAAAACGCCCGTTCCTAG